In Actinoplanes sp. NBC_00393, a single genomic region encodes these proteins:
- a CDS encoding PfkB family carbohydrate kinase codes for MRILCVGLATVDLIQRVERLPGPDEKVQSASVEVAAGGPAANAAVTAAALGAEVTLVTAVGAHPLGDLIRADLTAHGVTLIDADPDTAEPPPVSAVTVLSATGERSIVSRNAGNRAVRVPERGLPEADLTLADGHHPVLAAAAARAARRLLVDAGSWRPIFAEIFRYAEVVACSADFRHPDAADQSDESTARAVAAPHVVVTHGAGPVRWFSDATTSGSIEVPRVTAADTAGAGDAFHGALAVALAGNDDLKTAIAYAIRVAGIRVAHPGPRAWLAHLR; via the coding sequence GTGCGGATCCTCTGTGTCGGCCTGGCCACGGTCGACCTGATCCAGCGTGTCGAGCGGCTGCCCGGCCCGGACGAGAAGGTGCAGTCGGCATCGGTCGAGGTCGCCGCGGGCGGTCCGGCAGCCAACGCCGCCGTCACCGCGGCCGCGCTGGGCGCCGAGGTAACCCTGGTCACGGCCGTGGGGGCTCATCCGCTCGGCGATCTGATCCGCGCCGATCTCACGGCACACGGCGTCACCCTGATCGACGCCGATCCGGACACGGCCGAACCGCCGCCGGTCTCCGCGGTGACCGTGCTGTCCGCAACGGGAGAACGCAGCATCGTCAGCCGCAACGCGGGGAACCGTGCGGTGCGCGTACCGGAAAGGGGTCTGCCGGAAGCGGACCTGACGCTGGCGGACGGACATCACCCCGTGCTGGCCGCCGCTGCGGCGCGTGCCGCGCGGCGCCTGCTGGTGGACGCCGGCAGCTGGCGCCCGATCTTCGCGGAGATCTTCCGGTACGCCGAGGTGGTGGCCTGCTCAGCGGACTTCCGTCACCCGGACGCGGCTGATCAGTCCGACGAGTCGACCGCCCGCGCCGTGGCCGCGCCCCATGTCGTGGTCACGCACGGCGCCGGCCCGGTCCGCTGGTTCAGCGACGCGACCACTTCCGGGTCGATCGAGGTGCCGCGCGTCACGGCCGCGGACACCGCGGGCGCCGGCGACGCCTTCCACGGCGCGCTCGCCGTCGCCCTGGCCGGCAACGACGATCTGAAAACCGCGATTGCGTACGCGATACGCGTCGCCGGCATCCGTGTGGCACACCCCGGACCGCGCGCCTGGCTGGCACATCTGCGCTGA
- a CDS encoding DHA2 family efflux MFS transporter permease subunit produces the protein MATFSGRWYALGALSLCTLAIGLDSTVLSVALPTLARDLEASTGDLQWFTNSYLLVLAAGLLPAGMLGDRYGRKKFLLGALVLFGAASLACAYAETAGQLTAARAVLGLGSAVIMALMGAVLTVLFDERERPRALSIWVTANALGVPLGPLLGGWLLDHFHWGAVFLINLPLVVLGLIAVAVLLPESYGDRRRRFDLLGVVLSATGLVALTYGIIEAGERGWTDPRALLTVALGVLALGALILWQRRAAAPLIDLELFRNRAFTGGTLFATIAGFAFFGLLFALPLLFQAVGGADALGTGLRLLPVIGGLLAGARVAGRLTARFGARPVIATGLAVMAAALFAGAATDAGTGYGYVAAWIAVAGVGLGFTMPPSMNAALGALTPERSGVGSGLIQALRQVGSAIGVAVLGTALNSAYRGALPASAPDAVRESVAAAPQFGDPALLDAARDAFAHGMSVSLLAAGAVAAVGAMLALVVLPRSRHDAPVLAESGV, from the coding sequence ATGGCTACTTTCAGTGGGCGCTGGTACGCGCTCGGAGCGCTCTCCCTCTGCACACTCGCCATCGGTCTGGACAGCACGGTGCTCAGCGTCGCGCTGCCCACCCTGGCCCGGGACCTGGAGGCGTCCACCGGCGACCTCCAGTGGTTCACCAACTCGTACCTGCTGGTGCTGGCCGCCGGACTGCTGCCGGCCGGCATGCTCGGCGACCGGTACGGCCGGAAGAAGTTCCTGCTCGGCGCGCTCGTGCTGTTCGGGGCTGCCTCCCTCGCCTGTGCGTATGCGGAGACGGCCGGACAGCTGACCGCCGCCCGGGCCGTCCTCGGTCTCGGCTCGGCGGTGATCATGGCGTTGATGGGCGCCGTCCTGACCGTTCTGTTCGACGAGCGGGAGCGGCCGCGTGCGCTGTCGATCTGGGTGACGGCGAACGCGTTGGGCGTACCGCTCGGGCCGCTGCTCGGTGGCTGGCTGCTGGACCACTTCCACTGGGGTGCGGTCTTCCTCATCAACCTGCCGCTCGTGGTCCTCGGCCTGATCGCCGTCGCCGTCCTGCTGCCCGAGTCGTACGGCGACCGGCGCCGCCGCTTCGACCTGCTCGGCGTCGTGCTGTCGGCGACCGGGCTGGTCGCGCTCACGTACGGGATCATCGAAGCCGGCGAACGTGGCTGGACCGACCCGCGCGCCCTGCTCACCGTCGCCCTCGGCGTGCTCGCGCTCGGCGCGCTGATCCTCTGGCAGCGGCGTGCCGCCGCGCCGCTGATCGACCTCGAGCTGTTCCGGAACCGGGCGTTCACCGGCGGGACCCTCTTCGCCACGATCGCCGGTTTCGCGTTCTTCGGCCTGCTCTTCGCGTTGCCGCTGCTCTTCCAGGCGGTCGGCGGCGCGGACGCCCTCGGCACCGGGCTGCGCCTGCTCCCGGTGATCGGCGGCCTGCTGGCCGGGGCGCGCGTCGCCGGCCGGCTCACCGCCCGGTTCGGCGCCCGCCCGGTCATCGCGACCGGCTTGGCCGTGATGGCCGCCGCGCTCTTCGCCGGCGCGGCCACCGACGCCGGCACCGGGTACGGCTACGTCGCGGCCTGGATCGCCGTCGCCGGAGTGGGCCTCGGCTTCACCATGCCTCCGTCGATGAACGCGGCGCTCGGCGCGCTCACCCCGGAACGCAGCGGCGTCGGCTCCGGCCTGATCCAGGCGTTACGGCAGGTCGGCAGCGCGATCGGGGTGGCCGTGCTGGGCACCGCGCTGAACTCGGCGTACCGCGGCGCGTTGCCCGCCTCGGCGCCGGACGCGGTCCGGGAAAGCGTCGCGGCCGCACCGCAGTTCGGTGATCCGGCGCTGCTCGACGCGGCCCGCGACGCGTTCGCGCACGGCATGAGCGTCTCGTTGCTGGCGGCCGGCGCGGTGGCGGCGGTCGGGGCGATGCTCGCGCTGGTGGTGCTGCCGCGCTCCCGGCATGACGCGCCTGTGCTGGCAGAATCGGGGGTATGA
- a CDS encoding acyl-CoA-like ligand-binding transcription factor, with amino-acid sequence MTAPPTSLRERKKAKTRAAIREHAMRMFEEQGYAQTTVDQIAEAAEVSPSTFFRYFPTKEDVVLVDDVDAVLIEGIRAQPAEVPPVEAILRAMRAVFADMSPETWEFERRRQRLVLGVPELRARMLQQMTDAIDLVAGVIAERAGLPADNFSARVTAGAAVGAMLSVLPSGGQVDGVTPADYQRLETALTLLQNGLPLS; translated from the coding sequence ATGACAGCGCCCCCGACCAGCCTCCGCGAGCGCAAGAAGGCGAAGACCCGCGCCGCGATCCGCGAGCACGCGATGCGGATGTTCGAGGAGCAGGGGTACGCGCAGACCACCGTGGACCAGATCGCCGAAGCGGCCGAGGTCTCCCCGAGCACCTTCTTCCGCTATTTCCCGACCAAAGAGGATGTCGTCCTGGTGGATGACGTCGACGCCGTCCTGATCGAGGGCATCCGCGCCCAGCCCGCCGAGGTGCCGCCGGTCGAAGCGATCCTGCGCGCGATGCGTGCCGTCTTCGCCGACATGAGCCCGGAGACCTGGGAGTTCGAACGGCGGCGGCAGCGGCTGGTGCTGGGCGTGCCCGAGTTGCGCGCCCGGATGCTGCAGCAGATGACCGATGCCATCGACCTGGTCGCCGGCGTGATCGCGGAGCGGGCCGGCCTGCCCGCCGACAACTTCTCGGCCCGGGTGACCGCGGGGGCCGCGGTCGGTGCGATGCTCTCGGTCCTGCCCTCCGGCGGCCAGGTGGACGGCGTCACACCGGCCGATTACCAGCGGCTGGAGACGGCGCTGACCCTGCTGCAGAACGGCCTTCCGCTGAGCTGA
- a CDS encoding TetR/AcrR family transcriptional regulator, whose product MGRVSQAQAAQNRSRIVTTAARLFRERGVAGVSVADVMAEAGLTHGGFYKHFASKDALVAEAVTQAFAEQAAALDSPGSGPSGRQPGAGEADDQRAGGPEAGGPEAFLDAYLSAAHRDRPGTGCPSAGFGGDIARAAGGEETRRAYAAGVEGFARRLAAGGEADLAAVSTMVGALLLSRATAGTDLSDRILAAARDALTHRDGRGPARADGVSSAEGRSAAGSAPSPAAGNRPV is encoded by the coding sequence ATGGGACGGGTATCGCAGGCGCAGGCCGCACAGAACCGCTCGCGCATCGTCACCACGGCGGCCCGCCTCTTCCGCGAGCGCGGCGTGGCCGGGGTCAGCGTCGCCGACGTGATGGCCGAGGCGGGCCTCACCCATGGCGGTTTCTACAAGCACTTCGCGTCGAAGGACGCTCTGGTCGCCGAGGCAGTCACGCAGGCCTTCGCGGAACAGGCCGCAGCTCTCGACAGCCCCGGCTCCGGCCCGAGCGGCCGGCAACCCGGCGCCGGGGAAGCCGATGACCAGAGGGCGGGCGGCCCGGAGGCGGGCGGCCCGGAGGCGTTTCTGGATGCGTACCTCTCCGCTGCCCACCGCGACCGTCCTGGCACCGGATGCCCATCGGCCGGTTTCGGCGGGGACATCGCGCGCGCGGCCGGCGGCGAGGAGACGCGCCGAGCGTACGCGGCAGGGGTTGAGGGTTTCGCCCGCCGCTTGGCCGCAGGTGGCGAAGCGGACCTTGCCGCCGTCAGCACCATGGTCGGTGCGCTCCTGCTGTCGCGGGCGACCGCCGGCACCGACCTCTCCGACCGCATCCTGGCCGCCGCGCGCGATGCACTGACCCACCGAGATGGACGGGGGCCGGCGCGAGCGGACGGCGTCAGCTCAGCGGAAGGCCGTTCTGCAGCAGGGTCAGCGCCGTCTCCAGCCGCTGGTAATCGGCCGGTGTGA
- a CDS encoding SDR family oxidoreductase encodes MELTNAIAVVTGANRGFGRHLAAQLLERGAKVYAAARDPRSVDLPGAIPLRLDVTDPASIAEAARIAADATLLINNAGIAAGQSLLDGDLDGIRQDMEVNYFGTLTVTRAFAPVIAGNGGGAVLNVLSVLSWLHPAAAGSYSAAKAAAWALTNASRELLAPSGITVTGLHVAYMDTDMAANVPADRKTDPAVVAKLTLDAVARGDAEVLGDEVTRGVKAGLSGPAAA; translated from the coding sequence ATGGAACTCACCAACGCCATCGCCGTCGTCACCGGAGCCAACCGCGGGTTCGGTCGTCACCTCGCTGCCCAACTGCTCGAACGCGGCGCCAAGGTCTACGCCGCCGCCCGTGATCCGCGCAGCGTCGACCTGCCCGGCGCGATCCCGTTGCGGCTCGATGTGACCGATCCCGCCTCGATCGCGGAGGCCGCCCGGATCGCCGCCGACGCCACCCTGCTGATCAACAACGCCGGGATCGCCGCCGGGCAGTCGCTGCTCGACGGCGACCTCGACGGCATCCGGCAGGACATGGAGGTCAACTACTTCGGCACGCTGACCGTGACCCGGGCGTTCGCGCCGGTGATCGCCGGCAACGGCGGGGGAGCGGTGCTCAATGTGCTGTCCGTGCTGTCCTGGCTGCACCCGGCCGCAGCCGGGTCCTACTCGGCGGCGAAGGCGGCGGCCTGGGCGCTGACCAACGCGAGCCGGGAACTCCTCGCGCCGAGCGGCATCACGGTCACCGGGCTGCACGTCGCCTACATGGACACCGACATGGCCGCGAACGTCCCGGCCGACCGGAAGACCGATCCGGCGGTGGTGGCCAAGCTGACCCTGGACGCGGTGGCCCGGGGCGACGCCGAGGTGCTCGGCGACGAGGTGACCCGCGGGGTGAAGGCGGGGCTCTCCGGCCCGGCGGCCGCCTGA